A genomic region of Anopheles coustani chromosome 3, idAnoCousDA_361_x.2, whole genome shotgun sequence contains the following coding sequences:
- the LOC131269753 gene encoding neuronal acetylcholine receptor subunit alpha-5-like: MHEDLSAPRLQACLVNIAKMNWPLLGVFLLALVLGPCHANRKYNVSFAELHKCKQYNAISGYNYRAFFKIHALDNHRLSNETDTIIDLFLYVMGSRDGHILLTQEAKVTAVALEIVLGGGANAFSQIRSGQKGLAVKTKSTVSLLSPIDPLPVRVNVGANGQIKVYAGNLSSEPLMETLISNMNVTSLKYVSFTTWSTAIAAWFYDCPDPSSTTNITNGTIVEGNELELLIDDKDRLKQNFLNASPQLDPPENFTGVVVSQLYVAGFSYDQTTSLIELSGTMRMSWKDPRYSWNASDYNGTHVLGDVCNAIWVPSFDPTSLFTGPFSFCIVLDDGTVLTVIEQFRWVNFCGILESYRWPYDSNTCQLRLAALGYERTVPLWLANQTVTYHAEFEQSQWTLKQLAKHEEHSETLYGIVPVLGLHIMMDRKSEIHSSSIYPTYFVANLLICISFLTEGRSRLLLNSLGLIVLLHSFLNLSTVVPPGGIPKIYIFFQWTLVFYVVSSVFFVIDLWLKRSRATLAPGSWLNRVISFPALRYALAMDQRSNYNTLEHKNVRWDEVTCVLNRIMLVVVVIFFSIGYTKP, translated from the exons ATGCACGAGGACCTCAGTGCCCCGAGGTTGCAAGCA TGCCTGGTCAACATTGCCAAGATGAATTGGCCGCTTTTGGGAGTCTTCCTACTGGCACTAGTTTTGGGACCGTGCCACGCGAACAGGAAGTACAACGTCAGTTTCGCTG AGTTGCATAAATGCAAACAGTATAATGCCATCAGCGGATACAATTATCGAGCATTCTTCAAAATACACGCCCTGGATAATCATCGCCTCAGTAATGAAACGGATACGATCATCGATTTGTTCTTGTACGTGATGGGGTCTCGCGATGGTCATATCTTGTTGACTCAGGAAGCTAAAGTAACGGCAGTGGCACTAGAGATAG TGCTTGGCGGTGGTGCGAACGCGTTCTCGCAAATTCGGTCAGGCCAGAAAGGACTTGCAGTGAAGACAAAGTCAACTGTTTCGCTCCTATCCCCAATCGATCCACTGCCGGTGCGTGTCAATGTCGGCGCCAATGGGCAGATTAAAGTATACGCCGGAAACCTCTCTTCGGAACCATTGATGGAGACGTTGATATCCAATATGAACGTGACATCTCTGAAGTACGTCAGCTTCACAACCTGGAGCACGGCCATAGCGGCGTGGTTCTACGATTGCCCTGATCCGTCCTCCACCACGAACATCACCAACGGCACGATTGTCGAAGGCAACGAGCTGGAGTTATTGATCGATGACAAGGATCGACTCAAGCAGAACTTCCTTAACGCTTCGCCTCAACTTGATCCTCCGGAAAACTTTACCGGCGTTGTGGTGTCACAGTTATACGTGGCTGGATTCAGCTACGATCAAACCACCAGCCTGATCGAGCTGTCCGGGACGATGCGGATGTCCTGGAAAGATCCACGCTACAGCTGGAACGCCTCGGACTACAACGGCACTCATGTCCTTGGGGATGTTTGTAACGCCATCTGGGTGCCCAGCTTCGACCCTACGAGTCTCTTCACGGGACCCTTCTCGTTCTGCATCGTCCTTGACGACGGCACCGTACTGACGGTGATCGAGCAGTTCAGGTGGGTAAATTTTTGTGGCATTTTAGAGAGCTACCGATGGCCGTACGACAGCAATACCTGCCAGCTGCGCCTGGCTGCGTTAGGATACGAGCGAACTGTCCCCCTGTGGCTGGCCAATCAGACGGTG ACATATCATGCTGAGTTCGAGCAGTCTCAGTGGACCCTAAAACAACTAGCGAAACACGAGGAGCACTCCGAAACACTGTATGGGATCGTTCCAGTGCTGGGACTGCACATTATGATGGACCGGAAAAGTGAAATACATTCTTCATCGATATACCCGACATACTTCG TGGCTAACTTGCTGATATGCATTTCCTTCCTGACGGAGGGTCGTTCACGATTGTTACTGAACTCGCTTGGTCTGATTGTGTTGCTTCACTCGTTTTTGAACTTATCCACCGTTGTTCCGCCTGGAGGGATaccaaaaatat ACATCTTCTTCCAATGGACACTGGTGTTCTACGTGGTTTCATCGGTTTTCTTTGTAATTGACCTTTGGCTGAAGCGATCCCGGGCTACACTGGCACCAGGATCGTGGTTGAATCGTGTCATCAGCTTCCCAGCTCTTCGCTATGCACTCGCCATGGATCAGCGTAGC AATTACAATACCCTCGAGCACAAGAACGTCCGGTGGGACGAAGTGACGTGTGTACTGAACCGGATTATGCTGGTTGTAGTAGTGATTTTCTTCTCTATCGGCTACACAAAACCGTAG
- the LOC131260674 gene encoding probable tyrosyl-DNA phosphodiesterase translates to MESNKRKMNSNVPTKQCQYGADCYRVNPVHFREYSHPHIENLLAKASSLKDVKIPDTLNINKSVFEEQLKIVSKLFPSLNSEANHNPEKKVKMDDSRPSPTPSNLSTASTSYAEPKASSSTSSSKNSTDVVFAESRASTSNVEPKAYSSTSTGKNSIDALFAERRARMQAAQREKPTPATVQPVAPQNVAQSTSISSNTGISLQQSLPRDINSYFPVVAPRGRMAEKLAAAAPYNFFLTTITASKPTHTEPLSITFQELLDASLGQLETSVQMNFMVDIGWLLAHYFFAGYENVPLLVLYGDETPELKMVSKKKPNVTAVKVDIKTPFGVHHTKMGLYGYKDGSMRIVISTANLYEDDWHNRTQGLWVSPRLPGVPEGSDTNYGESVTDFRANLLAYLEAYKLPQLQPWMARIRKTDFSDIKVCLVASVPGGHVNTPKGPLWGHPRLGHLLAQHAAPIDDTCPLVAQSSSIGSLGPSPESWVLAEIMASFRRDSAPVGIRRQPGFRMIYPSYSNVRQSHDGLLGGGCLPYVRNTHVKQEWLKDYLHQWCSRTRHRNKAMPHIKTYCRWSHRGLYWFLLTSANLSKSAWGVYNKTGRFEKPLRINSYEIGVLFLPKLMVDENFFPMDGNKKHPPFPMPYDVPIVPYAPEDTPFLMDYLTQ, encoded by the exons ATGGAAAGtaataaaaggaaaatgaattcGAACG TTCCGACTAAACAATGCCAATACGGAGCCGACTGCTATCGAGTAAATCCCGTACACTTCCGAGAATATTCCCATCCACACA TTGAAAATCTTCTTGCAAAAGCTTCTTCCTTGAAAGATGTTAAAATCCCCGACACTCTTAACATTAACAAAAGCGTATTCGAAGAGCAGTTGAAGATTGTTTCAAAACTGTTTCCAAGTTTAAACAGTGAGGCAAATCATAATCcggaaaagaaagtgaaaatggaTGATAGTAGGCCGTCACCAACGCCTTCAAACTTGTCCACAGCTAGTACATCCTACGCAGAACCGAAAGCTTCTTCTTCTACTAGCTCGAGCAAGAATTCTACCGATGTCGTGTTCGCTGAAAGTCGTGCCAGTACATCCAACGTAGAACCAAAAGCTTATTCTTCTACTAGCACGGGTAAGAATTCTATCGATGCACTGTTCGCAGAAAGACGGGCACGAATGCAAGCTGCACAAAGGGAGAAGCCAACACCAGCAACCGTCCAACCTGTAGCTCCACAAAACGTAGCACAATCGACCTCCATCTCTAGCAACACCGGCATTTCGTTACAACAATCACTACCCAGGGATATTAACTCGTACTTTCCTGTCGTCGCTCCCCGGGGCCGAATGGCGGAAAAGCTTGCTGCTGCGGCACCGTACAACTTCTTCCTCACCACTATAACCGCCTCCAAGCCGACGCATACGGAACCACTttcaatcacctttcaagAACTGCTAGATGCCAGTCTTGGACAGCTAGAGACGTCGGTGCAGATGAATTTTATGGTGGACATTGGGTGGCTGCTTGCGCACTATTTCTTCGCCGGCTACGAAAACGTTCCGCTGCTCGTGCTATACGGAGATGAAACTCCCGAGCTGAAGATGGTcagcaaaaagaaacccaatGTGACGGCGGTGAAGGTGGATATCAAGACACCTTTCGGAGTGCACCACACAAAGATGGGCTTGTACGGCTACAAGGATGGGTCGATGCGAATCGTCATTTCAACGGCGAATCTGTACGAGGACGATTGGCACAATCGAACGCAGGGTTTGTGGGTGAGCCCAAGGTTGCCGGGCGTCCCGGAAGGCTCCGATACGAATTATGGGGAAAGTGTGACCGATTTCAGGGCTAATTTGCTAGCCTATTTGGAAGCTTACAAGCTGCCCCAGCTGCAACCGTGGATGGCCCGAATAAGGAAGACTGATTTTTCCGACATCAA AGTATGTCTTGTTGCATCCGTACCTGGAGGTCATGTGAACACACCCAAAGGCCCGCTATGGGGTCACCCAAGATTGGGGCATCTTCTCGCGCAGCATGCAGCACCTATCGACGACACCTGTCCACTAGTGGCTCAAAGTTCTAGCATCGGTAGCCTGGGCCCATCCCCTGAGTCATGGGTGTTGGCCGAAATAATGGCCAGCTTTCGGAGGGACAGCGCTCCCGTTGGAATTCGCCGCCAGCCCGGCTTTCGCATGATCTATCCAAGCTATTCCAACGTCCGTCAAAGCCACGACGGTCTGCTTGGTGGCGGATGCCTGCCGTACGTTAGAAACACACACGTTAAGCAGGAGTGGCTCAAAGATTATCTCCACCAGTGGTGCAGCCGAACGCGGCACCGGAACAAGGCAATGCCACACATCAAAACCTACTGCCGCTGGTCGCACCGTGGGTTGTACTGGTTTCTTTTGACGTCGGCAAACCTTTCAAAGTCGGCTTGGGGCGTTTATAACAAAACGGGTAGGTTTGAGAAACCGCTTCGCATCAACAGTTATGAGATCGGGGTACTTTTCCTTCCGAAGCTGATG GTGGACGAAAACTTCTTCCCGATGGATGGGAACAAAAAGCATCCACCGTTTCCGATGCCCTACGACGTTCCGATTGTTCCGTATGCCCCGGAGGATACACCATTCCTGATGGACTATTTAACCCAGTGA
- the LOC131260679 gene encoding mitochondrial genome maintenance exonuclease 1-like has protein sequence MFKLISFRTFSTASKLADVKLSKADVIKRLNYENKALFGAVVKPKKKKSTPSKATVQEPTDESEFSSEMFWLSKNVSRLQGQKASDAVATVESIVPSCGLLTPFTPNELNAITKFPIVPTKKGIIEKGWSMHEKNESNEYKSPSVNRVLSATMPEASRQALLRWKMGKIAELGEEGFQMLQKDIFERGSHLHSTLETWLSGNDPSDEMIGKSGTLWKSIYGALSEVERPAKIVERKLYHPYLHYNGVVDCITAIRGQPHIIEWKTSDNPKATVAATYDAPIQLCAYLGALQASNKWSEGKLQNGAIFVAYTDGKPAHVHLLSASEMRRYWQLWLQRLQEYWIRYRDGTLPESI, from the exons ATGTTCAAGTTAATTTCTTTTCGTACCTTCAGTACTGCTTCTAAACTTGCCGACGTAAAACTATCGAAAGCAGACGTTATAAAGCGGCTAAACTATGAAAACAAAGCTCTTTTTGGTGCGGTGGTAAAacccaagaagaagaaatcgaCTCCTTCAAAAGCAACTGTTCAAGAGCCGACGGATGAGTCGGAGTTTTCTTCCGAAATGTTCTGGCTTAGTAAAAATGTGTCCCGATTGCAAGGACAGAAAGCTAGTGATGCCGTAGCAACAGTCGAATCCATCGTCCCATCTTGTGGATTACTTACACCATTTACCCCCAACGAATTAAACGCAATCACAAAGTTTCCCATTGTGCCTACCAAAAAGGGTATAATTGAAAAAGGATGGTCAATGCATGAAAAGAATGAATCAAATGAGTACAAATCTCCTTCGGTCAATCGTGTTCTATCCGCCACAATGCCCGAAGCATCCCGTCAGGCGTTACTACgctggaaaatggggaaaatcgCCGAACTTGGCGAGGAAGGATTCCAAATGCTGCAGAAAGATATATTTGAACGTGGAAGTCACTTACACTCGACACTAGAAACGTGGTTGTCGGGAAATGATCCATCGGATGAAATGATAGGAAAATCTGGTACGCTCTGGAAAAGCATTTACGGAGCACTGAGTGAAGTCGAAAGACCAGcgaaaattgttgaacgaaaACTGTACCATCCCTACCTTCACTACAATGGTGTAGTCGATTGCATAACGGCGATAAG AGGCCAACCACATATCATTGAATGGAAAACGTCGGACAATCCAAAGGCAACCGTTGCGGCGACGTACGACGCACCAATTCAACTGTGTGCCTATCTGGGTGCTTTACAAGCAAGCAATAAATGGTCTGaaggaaaattgcaaaacgGAGCAATATTCGTTGCCTACACCGATGGAAAACCTGCCCACGTTCATCTGTTGAGCGCCTCCGAAATGCGTCGATATTGGCAGCTGTGGCTTCAGCGTCTGCAGGAGTATTGGATTCGTTATAGAGACGGCACACTACCGGAATCGATTTAA